One segment of Peromyscus leucopus breed LL Stock chromosome 5, UCI_PerLeu_2.1, whole genome shotgun sequence DNA contains the following:
- the Nxnl2 gene encoding nucleoredoxin-like protein 2, with the protein MVDVLSGRRLVTREGAVVEAEAALQNKVVALYFAAGRCSPSRDFTPLLCDFYTALVSEARRPAPFEVVFVSADGSAEEMLDFMRELHGAWLALPFHDPYRHELKKRYDITAIPRLVVIKQNGAVITKKGRKQIRERGLACFQNWVEAADVFQNFLG; encoded by the exons ATGGTGGACGTGCTGAGCGGGCGGCGCCTGGTGACCCGCGAGGGCGCGGTGGTGGAGGCGGAGGCGGCGCTGCAGAACAAGGTGGTAGCTCTGTACTTTGCGGCCGGCCGGTGCTCGCCCAGCCGCGACTTCACGCCGCTGCTCTGCGACTTCTACACCGCGCTGGTGAGCGAGGCGCGGCGGCCCGCGCCCTTTGAGGTGGTGTTCGTGTCGGCGGACGGCAGCGCGGAGGAGATGCTGGACTTCATGCGGGAGCTTCACGGCGCCTGGCTGGCGCTGCCTTTCCACGACCCTTACAGGCA TGAACTGAAGAAGAGGTACGACATCACAGCCATCCCCAGGCTCGTGGTCATCAAGCAGAATGGAGCTGTCATCACCAAGAAAGGGCGGAAGCAGATCCGGGAGCGCGGGCTGGCTTGCTTTCAGAACTGGGTGGAAGCAGCCGATGTTTTCCAGAACTTCTTGGGGTAA